A genomic region of Danio aesculapii chromosome 21, fDanAes4.1, whole genome shotgun sequence contains the following coding sequences:
- the hpse gene encoding heparanase isoform X2, with product MKSAATALSRITFALLLFDAFYLEAKTVISVDDVGHFVRVDVDLSRVARRVDERFLSVAIDASLLTEEKFMNLLNSPKLRTLSKALTPAFLRFGGTKQDFLKFSPRGRYYLQDRENSSSALQGNVCKRLELPPLLENRLKQEWVLQSKSLLLEELDGKYRNTKFSDSVDLLYSFANCSGLELIFGLNALLRTSKNCWNSGNAELLLKYCESRQYVMSWELGNEPNSYEKKAGVRVDGYQLGQDFVHLHKILQESAIYNSTGLYGPDVSQPKDHRKDLLTGFLETGGKVINACTWHHYYVNGRDTSLEDFLDPEVLDSLATKINEVLKMVEAVSPGKKVWLGETSSAYGGGAVGLSDTFVAGFMWLDKLGLAAKLGLDVVIRQVLIGSGTYHLVDDNLDPLPDYWLSLLYKRLVGQEVLKADVTFNSGLKKPIRVYLHCTNKMSTQYKEGAVTLFALNLNQNEATISLPARMVNGSIEAFVLQSDEAGEQGLYSRSVRLNGELLKMVDDRTLPPLTGRELPSDKHIKLPAFSFAFYVLIDAQAAVCK from the exons ATGAAGTCTGCAGCCACAGCGCTTTCCAGAATAACATTCGCTCTTCTTTTGTTTGACGCTTTTTACCTCGAGGCTAAAACAGTGATATCTGTGGATGATGTTGGTCACTTCGTACGTGTGGATGTGGATTTATCCCGTGTTGCCCGACGGGTGGACGAAAGGTTTCTCTCCGTGGCTATTGATGCGAGTTTATTAACTGAAGAGAAGTTTATGAACCTACTGAA ttcacCAAAGTTAAGAACCCTCTCCAAAGCGTTGACCCCAGCCTTTCTGCGATTTGGAGGCACCAAACAAGATTTTCTGAAATTCAGCCCACGCGGAAGATATTATTTGCAAGACAGAGAAAACAGCAGCAGCGCTTTACAGG GAAATGTATGTAAGAGACTTGAATTGCCTCCACTGCTGGAAAACCGGTTAAAGCAGGAATGGGTCCTACAGTCAAAGTCTTTACTTCTGGAGGAACTGGACGGAAAATACCGCAACACGAAATTCTCTG ATTCTGTGGACCTGCTGTACTCGTTTGCAAACTGCTCTGGTTTGGAGCTCATCTTTGGGTTAAATGCTTTGCTGCGAACCAGCAAAAACTGTTGGAACAGTGGGAATGCAGAACTGCTGCTGAAATACTGTGAGTCCAGGCAGTATGTGATGTCCTGGGAGCTGGGCAATG AACCCAACAGTTATGAGAAGAAAGCAGGGGTTAGAGTGGATGGATACCAACTTGGTCAGGATTTCGTTCATTTGCATAAAATCCTTCAGGAATCTGCTATCTACAACTCAACAGGACTTTATGGACCAGATGTTAGTCAACCAAAAGATCACCGCAAGGATTTGTTAACTGG ATTTTTGGAGACTGGAGGAAAGGTCATTAATGCATGCACTTGGCATCA CTATTATGTTAATGGCCGAGACACGTCTTTAGAGGATTTTCTTGACCCTGAAGTGCTTGATTCTCTGGCAACAAAAATTAACGAGGTCCTCAAG ATGGTTGAAGCTGTTTCCCCGGGGAAGAAGGTTTGGCTGGGAGAGACCAGTTCAGCATATGGTGGAGGTGCCGTTGGGCTCTCTGACACGTTTGTGGCGGGCTTCAT gtggTTGGACAAACTGGGGCTTGCTGCTAAGCTTGGTTTGGATGTTGTTATCAGACAGGTTTTAATTGGTTCTGGCACGTACCATTTAGTGGATGATAACCTCGATCCTCTTCCA GATTACTGGCTGTCATTGCTCTACAAAAGGCTTGTTGGTCAAGAGGTCTTAAAAGCAGACGTTACTTTCAATTCAGGACTAAAGAAACCAATACGGGTTTACCTTCACTGCACAAACAAAATGAG TACACAATACAAAGAAGGAGCTGTGACCTTATTTGCCTTAAACCTGAATCAAAACGAAGCCACGATTAGTCTTCCAGCTCGTATGGTCAACGGCTCCATTGAAGCGTTCGTGCTGCAGTCAGATGAGGCTGGCGAACAAGGCCTTTATTCCAG
- the helq gene encoding helicase POLQ-like isoform X2: protein MSATLGNVKDLQSFLKAENYTNNFRPVELKEYVKIKDSIYEVDPKEEPCFTFSRLLNFKYSSGMQKMDPDHIIALATEIIPQQSCLIFCATKKNCENLAGMICKYLNKEFIKHKESEKATLLGELKSSGNGSLCPVLQKTVPFGLAYHHSGLTSDERKLVEEAYSSGVLCLLTCTSTLAAGINLPARRVILRSPYVAADFLKRSQYKQMVGRAGRAGIDAMGESILILQDKDINTAKNLLCAPMEKCYSNLLHDGGRGLLSLILSLIGLKITKTVDQVRDLMKGTLLSVQEAQVSPEKSLWDLTVESIQTLKQKNLIEVSSDVNNQNILQITRLGRATYKGSVDLSYCDVLYRDLSKGLEGLLLNSFLHLVYLVTPYDMVHQCKPDWMIYFRQFTNLSAAEQKMATTVGVPESFVARKAAGQSVRKSVDVVVVNRLYLALVLFSLLKETNLWIVSERFQLNRGFVQTLLSSASAFGSSVLHFTEELEEFWAYKALLSELTRRLTYCVQAELIPLMEVSGVLEHRAKQLYSAGYKTLAHLANADPRTLVKTIENLFKKQAYQIVASAKMLLTEKAEALREEVDDLLMMPSDLPSL, encoded by the exons ATGAGCGCGACACTAGGCAATGTGAAAGATCTCCAGAGCTTCCTAAAAGCTGAAAACTACACTAATAACTTCAGGCCT GTTGAGCTGAAAGAATATGTGAAAATAAAGGACAGCATATATGAAGTTGACCCAAAGGAAGAGCCATGCTTCACTTTCTCAAGACTCCTGAATTTTAAG TACTCCAGTGGAATGCAGAAAATGGACCCGGACCACATCATAGCTCTGGCTACAGAAATCATCCCGCAGCAGTCCTGCCTCATATTCTGTGCCACCAAGAAGAACTGCGAGAATCTAGCCGGAATGATCTGCAAGTATTTAAATAA AGAGTTCATAAAACACAAGGAGTCAGAAAAAGCCACTCTTTTGGGTGAGCTAAAAAGCAGCGGGAACGGCTCGCTGTGTCCTGTGCTGCAGaagactgtaccctttggtttgGCTTACCATCACAGCGGCCTGACCAGCGATGAAAGGAAGCTGGTAGAAGAGGCTTATTCCTCTGGAGTGCTCTGTCTCCTCACCTGCACCTCTACTCTTGCTGCGGGCATCAATCTTCCTGCACGCAG AGTGATTCTGCGCTCCCCATATGTGGCTGCAGACTTTTTAAAGAGAAGTCAGTACAAACAGATGGTGGGCAGAGCAGGACGAGCTGGAATTGATGCCATGGGCGAGAGCATCCTCATCCTGCAGGACAAAGATATAAACACG GCCAAAAACCTACTGTGTGCTCCAATGGAGAAGTGTTATAGCAACCTTCTTCATGATGGAGGACGGGGCCTACTCAGCCTCATCCTGTCTCTCATTGGCCTGAAA ATAACCAAAACTGTAGATCAGGTGAGGGATTTGATGAAAGGCACATTGCTCAGTGTGCAGGAGGCTCAGGTCAGTCCAGAGAAGAGTTTGTGGGATCTTACAGTGGAATCCATACAGACACTGAAGCAGAAGAACCTCATCGAAGTCTCTTCTGATGTAAATAATCAAAACATTCTGCAAATCACCAGGCTTGGAAGAGCTACATACAaag GTTCAGTAGACCTAAGCTACTGTGATGTGCTCTATCGAGACCTCTCAAAAGGGCTGGAGGGTTTACTCCTCAACAGTTTCCTGCACTTAGTGTATTTGGTTACTCCATATGACATGGTGCATCAGTGCAAACCGGATTGGATGATCTACTTCAGGCAG TTCACAAATTTGTCGGCTGCTGAGCAGAAGATGGCCACCACGGTTGGAGTTCCTGAGAGTTTTGTGGCCAGAAAGGCAGCAGGACAGAGTGTGAGGAAG TCTGTGGATGTTGTGGTAGTGAACAGGTTGTATCTGGCTCTGGTCCTGTTCTCCTTACTGAAGGAAACAAACCTGTGGATTGTGTCCGAACGATTCCAACTGAATAGAGGTTTTGTTCAGACTCTCCTCAGCTCAGCGTCTGCTTTTGGATCCTCTGTGCTGCACTTTACTGAG GAGCTGGAGGAGTTTTGGGCATACAAAGCTCTTCTCTCCGAGTTGACCCGGAGATTGACTTACTGTGTGCAGGCTGAGCTCATTCCTCTCATGGAGGTGTCTGGAGTTCTGGAG CATCGTGCTAAGCAGCTATACAGTGCTGGTTACAAGACACTAGCACATCTAGCCAATGCAGATCCACGAACTCTGGTCAAAACTATTGAAAACCTCTTTAAGAAACAAGCGTATCAAATTGTTGCATCGGCAAAA ATGTTATTAACAGAAAAAGCAGAAGCCTTGCGGGAGGAGGTGGACGACCTGCTTATGATGCCATCGGATCTCCCGTCATTGTAG
- the helq gene encoding helicase POLQ-like isoform X1 — protein MNKQFVSSLLSLSCCCRLSDFILIISLNADIPAHSIFTIVMYTDNQLHDIVVKRNTSSSRKRSRDGVRSHVTPAKKRSSFTSTTTCLTDKEQIYTQDMAENEGVELCCSDNEDLFEGYDSIVADSSFLAKLEDVELQTRQCYDQQTPNACADDLSDSILAEDFRDSSPRALPSSQLEFQKAITTPHKSPSRGAHSSSTNDLMNPGPAVNHADLSVNKPHSKARRSMKDHLKKVLMDNAATTSTISKMVQQKEAVMNEEMSYAMQAMESITTEGDLGPFFGLPSKVKDLIFRLKGIQDLYEWQKTCLSLDSIQQRRNLIYSLPTSGGKTLVAEILIFKELLCRKKDALLILPYISLVQEKVRGLSSFGIELDFMVEEYAGSKGKFPPVKRRNKNSLYITTIEKGHSLVNSLIENDRLDNIGLVVVDELHMLGDGSRGAILEMTLSKVLYMSKSTQVIGMSATLGNVKDLQSFLKAENYTNNFRPVELKEYVKIKDSIYEVDPKEEPCFTFSRLLNFKYSSGMQKMDPDHIIALATEIIPQQSCLIFCATKKNCENLAGMICKYLNKEFIKHKESEKATLLGELKSSGNGSLCPVLQKTVPFGLAYHHSGLTSDERKLVEEAYSSGVLCLLTCTSTLAAGINLPARRVILRSPYVAADFLKRSQYKQMVGRAGRAGIDAMGESILILQDKDINTAKNLLCAPMEKCYSNLLHDGGRGLLSLILSLIGLKITKTVDQVRDLMKGTLLSVQEAQVSPEKSLWDLTVESIQTLKQKNLIEVSSDVNNQNILQITRLGRATYKGSVDLSYCDVLYRDLSKGLEGLLLNSFLHLVYLVTPYDMVHQCKPDWMIYFRQFTNLSAAEQKMATTVGVPESFVARKAAGQSVRKSVDVVVVNRLYLALVLFSLLKETNLWIVSERFQLNRGFVQTLLSSASAFGSSVLHFTEELEEFWAYKALLSELTRRLTYCVQAELIPLMEVSGVLEHRAKQLYSAGYKTLAHLANADPRTLVKTIENLFKKQAYQIVASAKMLLTEKAEALREEVDDLLMMPSDLPSL, from the exons TGCTGCAGTGACAATGAAGATCTCTTTGAGGGTTATGACAGCATAGTGGCTGACAGCTCTTTTCTGGCTAAGCTTGAAGACGTGGAGCTCCAGACGAGGCAGTGCTACGATCAGCAAACTCCCAACGCCTGTGCGGATGATCTCTCTGACTCCATCTTAGCTGAGGATTTCAGAGACTCGTCACCAAGAGCTTTACCAAGCTCTCAACTTGAATTTCAAAAAGCTATCACAACGCCACACAAAAGCCCCTCCAGAGGTGCGCACAGCTCCTCTACCAATGATTTGATGAATCCCGGGCCGGCTGTCAATCATGCTGATCTCAGCGTCAACAAGCCACATTCAAAGGCCAGAAGAAGCATGAAGGACCATCTTAAGAAAGTGCTGATGGATAATGCAGCAACGACTAGCACCATCTCCAAGATGGTACAGCAAAAAGAAGCTGTGATGAATGAAGAAATGAGTTATGCCATGCAGGCTATGGAGTCCATAACCACTGAGGGAGACCTGGGTCCTTTTTTTGGGCTTCCGTCCAAAGTTAAAGATCTTATTTTCAGATTAAAGGGAATCCAAGACTTGTATG AGTGGCAGAAGACCTGTTTGAGCCTGGATTCGATTCAGCAGAGGAGAAATCTTATTTATTCTTTACCAACAAGTGGAGGAAAGACCCTTGTGGCAGAGATTCTCATATTTAAAGAGCTCTTGTGTAGAAAGAAGGATGCACTGCTTATTTTGCCGTACATATCTTTGGTTCAGGAAAAG GTTCGAGGGTTGTCTAGTTTTGGAATTGAGTTGGATTTCATGGTGGAGGAGTATGCTGGTAGTAAAGGGAAGTTTCCTCCAGTCAAGAGAAGAAATAAAAATTCTCTCTACATCACAACCATTGAGAAGGGACACAGCCTTGTAAATTCATTAATCGAAAATGACCGTTTAGACAATATTGGCCTGGTTGTTGTGGATGAG ctTCACATGCTTGGTGATGGGAGCAGAGGGGCGATCCTTGAAATGACTTTGTCCAAGGTTCTCTACATGAGCA AATCAACCCAAGTTATCGGCATGAGCGCGACACTAGGCAATGTGAAAGATCTCCAGAGCTTCCTAAAAGCTGAAAACTACACTAATAACTTCAGGCCT GTTGAGCTGAAAGAATATGTGAAAATAAAGGACAGCATATATGAAGTTGACCCAAAGGAAGAGCCATGCTTCACTTTCTCAAGACTCCTGAATTTTAAG TACTCCAGTGGAATGCAGAAAATGGACCCGGACCACATCATAGCTCTGGCTACAGAAATCATCCCGCAGCAGTCCTGCCTCATATTCTGTGCCACCAAGAAGAACTGCGAGAATCTAGCCGGAATGATCTGCAAGTATTTAAATAA AGAGTTCATAAAACACAAGGAGTCAGAAAAAGCCACTCTTTTGGGTGAGCTAAAAAGCAGCGGGAACGGCTCGCTGTGTCCTGTGCTGCAGaagactgtaccctttggtttgGCTTACCATCACAGCGGCCTGACCAGCGATGAAAGGAAGCTGGTAGAAGAGGCTTATTCCTCTGGAGTGCTCTGTCTCCTCACCTGCACCTCTACTCTTGCTGCGGGCATCAATCTTCCTGCACGCAG AGTGATTCTGCGCTCCCCATATGTGGCTGCAGACTTTTTAAAGAGAAGTCAGTACAAACAGATGGTGGGCAGAGCAGGACGAGCTGGAATTGATGCCATGGGCGAGAGCATCCTCATCCTGCAGGACAAAGATATAAACACG GCCAAAAACCTACTGTGTGCTCCAATGGAGAAGTGTTATAGCAACCTTCTTCATGATGGAGGACGGGGCCTACTCAGCCTCATCCTGTCTCTCATTGGCCTGAAA ATAACCAAAACTGTAGATCAGGTGAGGGATTTGATGAAAGGCACATTGCTCAGTGTGCAGGAGGCTCAGGTCAGTCCAGAGAAGAGTTTGTGGGATCTTACAGTGGAATCCATACAGACACTGAAGCAGAAGAACCTCATCGAAGTCTCTTCTGATGTAAATAATCAAAACATTCTGCAAATCACCAGGCTTGGAAGAGCTACATACAaag GTTCAGTAGACCTAAGCTACTGTGATGTGCTCTATCGAGACCTCTCAAAAGGGCTGGAGGGTTTACTCCTCAACAGTTTCCTGCACTTAGTGTATTTGGTTACTCCATATGACATGGTGCATCAGTGCAAACCGGATTGGATGATCTACTTCAGGCAG TTCACAAATTTGTCGGCTGCTGAGCAGAAGATGGCCACCACGGTTGGAGTTCCTGAGAGTTTTGTGGCCAGAAAGGCAGCAGGACAGAGTGTGAGGAAG TCTGTGGATGTTGTGGTAGTGAACAGGTTGTATCTGGCTCTGGTCCTGTTCTCCTTACTGAAGGAAACAAACCTGTGGATTGTGTCCGAACGATTCCAACTGAATAGAGGTTTTGTTCAGACTCTCCTCAGCTCAGCGTCTGCTTTTGGATCCTCTGTGCTGCACTTTACTGAG GAGCTGGAGGAGTTTTGGGCATACAAAGCTCTTCTCTCCGAGTTGACCCGGAGATTGACTTACTGTGTGCAGGCTGAGCTCATTCCTCTCATGGAGGTGTCTGGAGTTCTGGAG CATCGTGCTAAGCAGCTATACAGTGCTGGTTACAAGACACTAGCACATCTAGCCAATGCAGATCCACGAACTCTGGTCAAAACTATTGAAAACCTCTTTAAGAAACAAGCGTATCAAATTGTTGCATCGGCAAAA ATGTTATTAACAGAAAAAGCAGAAGCCTTGCGGGAGGAGGTGGACGACCTGCTTATGATGCCATCGGATCTCCCGTCATTGTAG
- the hpse gene encoding heparanase isoform X1: MKSAATALSRITFALLLFDAFYLEAKTVISVDDVGHFVRVDVDLSRVARRVDERFLSVAIDASLLTEEKFMNLLNSPKLRTLSKALTPAFLRFGGTKQDFLKFSPRGRYYLQDRENSSSALQGNVCKRLELPPLLENRLKQEWVLQSKSLLLEELDGKYRNTKFSEDSVDLLYSFANCSGLELIFGLNALLRTSKNCWNSGNAELLLKYCESRQYVMSWELGNEPNSYEKKAGVRVDGYQLGQDFVHLHKILQESAIYNSTGLYGPDVSQPKDHRKDLLTGFLETGGKVINACTWHHYYVNGRDTSLEDFLDPEVLDSLATKINEVLKMVEAVSPGKKVWLGETSSAYGGGAVGLSDTFVAGFMWLDKLGLAAKLGLDVVIRQVLIGSGTYHLVDDNLDPLPDYWLSLLYKRLVGQEVLKADVTFNSGLKKPIRVYLHCTNKMSTQYKEGAVTLFALNLNQNEATISLPARMVNGSIEAFVLQSDEAGEQGLYSRSVRLNGELLKMVDDRTLPPLTGRELPSDKHIKLPAFSFAFYVLIDAQAAVCK, encoded by the exons ATGAAGTCTGCAGCCACAGCGCTTTCCAGAATAACATTCGCTCTTCTTTTGTTTGACGCTTTTTACCTCGAGGCTAAAACAGTGATATCTGTGGATGATGTTGGTCACTTCGTACGTGTGGATGTGGATTTATCCCGTGTTGCCCGACGGGTGGACGAAAGGTTTCTCTCCGTGGCTATTGATGCGAGTTTATTAACTGAAGAGAAGTTTATGAACCTACTGAA ttcacCAAAGTTAAGAACCCTCTCCAAAGCGTTGACCCCAGCCTTTCTGCGATTTGGAGGCACCAAACAAGATTTTCTGAAATTCAGCCCACGCGGAAGATATTATTTGCAAGACAGAGAAAACAGCAGCAGCGCTTTACAGG GAAATGTATGTAAGAGACTTGAATTGCCTCCACTGCTGGAAAACCGGTTAAAGCAGGAATGGGTCCTACAGTCAAAGTCTTTACTTCTGGAGGAACTGGACGGAAAATACCGCAACACGAAATTCTCTG AAGATTCTGTGGACCTGCTGTACTCGTTTGCAAACTGCTCTGGTTTGGAGCTCATCTTTGGGTTAAATGCTTTGCTGCGAACCAGCAAAAACTGTTGGAACAGTGGGAATGCAGAACTGCTGCTGAAATACTGTGAGTCCAGGCAGTATGTGATGTCCTGGGAGCTGGGCAATG AACCCAACAGTTATGAGAAGAAAGCAGGGGTTAGAGTGGATGGATACCAACTTGGTCAGGATTTCGTTCATTTGCATAAAATCCTTCAGGAATCTGCTATCTACAACTCAACAGGACTTTATGGACCAGATGTTAGTCAACCAAAAGATCACCGCAAGGATTTGTTAACTGG ATTTTTGGAGACTGGAGGAAAGGTCATTAATGCATGCACTTGGCATCA CTATTATGTTAATGGCCGAGACACGTCTTTAGAGGATTTTCTTGACCCTGAAGTGCTTGATTCTCTGGCAACAAAAATTAACGAGGTCCTCAAG ATGGTTGAAGCTGTTTCCCCGGGGAAGAAGGTTTGGCTGGGAGAGACCAGTTCAGCATATGGTGGAGGTGCCGTTGGGCTCTCTGACACGTTTGTGGCGGGCTTCAT gtggTTGGACAAACTGGGGCTTGCTGCTAAGCTTGGTTTGGATGTTGTTATCAGACAGGTTTTAATTGGTTCTGGCACGTACCATTTAGTGGATGATAACCTCGATCCTCTTCCA GATTACTGGCTGTCATTGCTCTACAAAAGGCTTGTTGGTCAAGAGGTCTTAAAAGCAGACGTTACTTTCAATTCAGGACTAAAGAAACCAATACGGGTTTACCTTCACTGCACAAACAAAATGAG TACACAATACAAAGAAGGAGCTGTGACCTTATTTGCCTTAAACCTGAATCAAAACGAAGCCACGATTAGTCTTCCAGCTCGTATGGTCAACGGCTCCATTGAAGCGTTCGTGCTGCAGTCAGATGAGGCTGGCGAACAAGGCCTTTATTCCAG